A portion of the Candidatus Polarisedimenticolia bacterium genome contains these proteins:
- a CDS encoding putative metal-binding motif-containing protein, giving the protein MKATRFLGRVALGVAFAVAAGLQPPPAAVSDFSYYVDFASPATTNCTPTSSGCTGQCASPTCGTQATPCHSIQAAINIANCNIGANTALEADVNVAAGTYPERLFVYPNIHLIGAGKDVTTIDAKGLLRSAVIMSKQTLFGFARPGVKFSITGFRIIHGSGDRIDLVDSGGNHYFQMGGGGMLLFGQIGTTGWPSVTDCRIEDNTIIENTPATPAPDWNGGGIYVAVGGPIISGNIIQRNTITPPNQSGQVDALGWGAGIYSLNFDCLPLITRNVVRNNVTVAQVGSGAGMNVAGNEGTIISNNLVVGNSANIEGGGIYIYAAAASAYNNVVFGNIGGGAGGGFSTGSPIADIDVTNNTVVGNVLTVHTVPKGAIFSSVGGGIYSSFILSQQSQPLNHLTNNLVAKNDATSLGGGGGLYTYNAFATNDHNDYFGDAPNEIRGDYTEATVVGTNGNLSVDPVFANIPTFWDHTNAAGASNTVVVFDATRYAVGNQIEYNDDGVARQITGINTSTKTLTFTPAITYKTCSNAVNASCTVNTDCVSPGTCNTVTTQANRILANWGASTNVTEDLRLTASSPVRDAGTNTPQFGTTPTTDYDQLPRPVDGDQNGSLINDIGAYEFRLPDTDGDGVGDALDCDDLVNSVWTAPPDVAAPLSISSAQMLSWMHAPQSNVYNVYRGTITSPWTWNPSCFASEIPGLSTSIAASAPALGTAQYFVVGGVNSCGSGPIHTVSTVFPPSVCDPAPGDADGDGVANLNDNCPTVSNNTQLDPEHDTVGTACDNCPTTYNPNQLDVNANSQGDHCEDGDGDGSFLVNDCNDSNPAIHPGATEICNGVDDNCTAGIDEGFDGDGDGVTTCGGDCNDANPAIRPGATEICNGVDDNCTGGIDEGFDADGDTFTTCGGDCNDSNVNIHPGAAEVCNGLDDNCTAGIDEGGNALCSDTNSCTSDVCGGAAGCQFSPVPDGNACNDSNACTQTDACASGVCNGTNPVVCSAPDTCHDAGTCNTTSGACENAPPKPDNTPCSDADLCTQTDTCQTGVCTGSNPVVCSPSDDCHDPGTCAPATGVCSVGAPKANGSSCSDGNACTMNDTCQTGVCQAGGLRDGDGDAHVDGLCGGDDCNDLNNAVWHAPFEVTNLILTTTSPANPAWDSQAGAAGPETTYDLVSGSFGPGGGSISFAAASCLQSGGAGNSFPDGRPDPTAGLAYWYLARGRNSCGTGTYGTVPRDTNIPACP; this is encoded by the coding sequence ATGAAGGCGACCCGCTTCCTCGGACGGGTTGCGCTGGGCGTCGCCTTTGCGGTTGCCGCCGGTTTGCAGCCTCCCCCCGCCGCCGTTTCCGATTTCAGCTATTACGTCGATTTCGCATCCCCTGCGACCACGAACTGCACCCCGACTTCCTCGGGATGCACCGGCCAGTGCGCCAGCCCGACCTGCGGCACCCAGGCGACGCCCTGCCACAGCATCCAGGCCGCCATCAATATCGCCAACTGCAATATCGGAGCAAACACCGCGCTGGAAGCCGACGTCAACGTGGCCGCCGGCACCTATCCGGAGCGTCTCTTCGTCTACCCCAACATCCACCTGATCGGGGCGGGGAAAGACGTGACCACCATCGACGCCAAGGGTCTTCTGCGCTCCGCGGTGATCATGTCGAAGCAGACCCTGTTCGGGTTCGCCAGGCCGGGAGTCAAGTTCTCGATCACGGGATTCCGCATCATCCACGGCAGCGGCGATCGGATCGATCTGGTCGACTCGGGTGGGAACCATTATTTCCAGATGGGGGGCGGCGGGATGCTGCTGTTCGGCCAGATCGGAACCACGGGCTGGCCCTCCGTCACCGATTGCCGTATCGAGGACAACACGATCATCGAGAACACCCCGGCGACGCCGGCCCCGGACTGGAACGGCGGCGGGATCTACGTTGCGGTGGGAGGCCCGATCATTTCGGGGAACATCATTCAGCGCAACACCATCACCCCGCCCAACCAGAGCGGCCAGGTGGATGCGCTGGGATGGGGGGCCGGAATCTATTCGCTCAACTTCGACTGCCTCCCGCTCATCACGCGCAACGTGGTACGCAATAACGTCACTGTCGCCCAGGTGGGAAGCGGCGCCGGCATGAACGTCGCAGGGAACGAGGGAACGATCATCAGCAACAACCTGGTGGTCGGGAACTCCGCCAACATCGAGGGGGGCGGCATCTACATCTACGCGGCCGCGGCTTCCGCTTACAACAACGTCGTCTTCGGGAACATCGGCGGCGGCGCGGGAGGCGGCTTCAGCACCGGAAGCCCGATTGCCGACATCGACGTCACCAACAATACCGTGGTCGGCAATGTCCTGACCGTACATACCGTCCCCAAGGGGGCAATCTTCTCCTCCGTCGGCGGGGGCATCTACTCCTCCTTCATCCTGAGCCAGCAGAGCCAGCCGCTGAACCATCTGACCAACAACCTGGTCGCCAAGAACGATGCCACCTCCCTGGGGGGCGGCGGCGGGCTTTACACCTATAACGCGTTCGCCACCAACGATCACAACGACTACTTCGGTGATGCGCCCAACGAGATTCGCGGCGATTACACCGAAGCGACCGTCGTCGGGACCAACGGCAACCTGTCGGTGGATCCGGTCTTTGCCAATATCCCGACCTTCTGGGATCACACGAATGCGGCGGGCGCCTCGAACACCGTGGTGGTCTTCGATGCCACGCGTTACGCCGTGGGCAACCAGATCGAATACAACGACGACGGCGTCGCCCGGCAGATTACCGGCATCAACACCAGCACCAAGACGCTCACCTTCACGCCCGCGATCACCTACAAGACGTGCAGCAACGCCGTCAACGCCTCCTGCACCGTGAACACCGACTGCGTCTCCCCGGGGACGTGCAATACGGTGACGACCCAGGCGAACCGGATCCTGGCCAATTGGGGTGCCAGCACCAACGTGACCGAGGACCTGCGCCTGACGGCTTCCTCGCCGGTGCGCGACGCCGGAACGAACACGCCGCAGTTCGGGACGACTCCCACGACCGACTACGATCAGCTGCCCCGCCCCGTGGATGGGGACCAGAACGGATCGCTGATCAACGACATCGGCGCCTACGAGTTCCGCCTGCCCGACACCGACGGTGACGGAGTGGGGGACGCCCTCGACTGCGATGATCTGGTGAACAGCGTCTGGACGGCGCCGCCCGACGTGGCCGCTCCGCTGTCGATTTCGAGCGCCCAGATGCTCTCCTGGATGCATGCGCCGCAGTCGAACGTCTACAACGTCTACCGCGGCACGATCACCTCGCCGTGGACCTGGAACCCGTCCTGCTTCGCCTCCGAGATTCCGGGCCTTTCCACGTCGATCGCCGCCTCGGCTCCGGCCCTGGGGACGGCGCAGTATTTCGTGGTCGGCGGGGTCAACTCCTGCGGCAGCGGACCGATTCATACCGTTTCGACGGTCTTTCCGCCTTCGGTCTGTGATCCCGCGCCGGGCGATGCCGACGGCGATGGAGTCGCCAACCTCAACGACAATTGTCCGACCGTCTCCAACAACACCCAGCTCGACCCCGAGCACGACACCGTCGGGACGGCCTGCGACAACTGTCCGACGACCTACAACCCGAACCAGCTCGACGTCAACGCCAACTCCCAGGGAGACCATTGCGAGGACGGCGACGGCGACGGCTCTTTCCTGGTGAACGACTGCAACGACTCCAACCCGGCGATCCACCCCGGCGCCACGGAGATCTGCAACGGGGTGGACGACAACTGCACCGCGGGAATCGACGAAGGCTTCGATGGCGATGGCGATGGCGTCACCACCTGCGGCGGCGACTGCAACGACGCCAATCCGGCCATCCGGCCCGGGGCGACCGAGATCTGCAACGGGGTGGACGACAACTGCACCGGGGGCATCGACGAGGGCTTCGACGCCGACGGCGACACCTTCACGACCTGCGGCGGCGATTGCAACGACTCCAACGTGAACATCCATCCCGGCGCCGCCGAGGTGTGCAATGGTCTCGATGACAACTGCACCGCCGGAATCGACGAAGGCGGCAACGCGTTGTGCAGCGACACCAACAGCTGCACCAGCGACGTCTGCGGCGGCGCCGCCGGCTGCCAGTTCTCGCCGGTCCCGGACGGCAACGCCTGCAATGACAGCAACGCCTGCACCCAGACCGACGCCTGTGCCTCGGGCGTCTGCAACGGAACCAACCCCGTGGTGTGCAGCGCCCCGGACACCTGCCACGACGCGGGTACCTGCAACACCACCAGCGGCGCGTGCGAGAACGCGCCCCCGAAGCCGGACAACACGCCGTGCAGCGACGCCGACCTCTGCACGCAGACCGACACCTGCCAGACGGGAGTCTGCACCGGCAGCAATCCGGTCGTCTGCTCCCCGTCGGATGACTGCCACGACCCCGGCACCTGCGCTCCGGCCACCGGAGTCTGCTCGGTCGGAGCGCCCAAGGCGAACGGCTCCAGCTGCAGTGACGGCAACGCTTGCACCATGAACGATACCTGCCAGACGGGGGTCTGCCAGGCGGGCGGGCTGCGTGACGGCGACGGCGACGCGCACGTCGACGGGCTGTGCGGCGGAGATGACTGCAACGACCTCAACAACGCCGTCTGGCACGCACCGTTCGAGGTCACGAATCTGATCCTGACGACGACCTCGCCCGCGAACCCGGCGTGGGATTCGCAAGCCGGAGCGGCGGGACCCGAGACGACCTACGATCTGGTGTCGGGCAGCTTCGGACCCGGCGGAGGCAGCATCAGCTTCGCAGCCGCGAGCTGCCTGCAATCGGGCGGAGCGGGCAATTCCTTCCCCGATGGTCGTCCCGATCCGACGGCGGGGCTCGCCTACTGGTACCTGGCGCGCGGCCGGAACTCGTGCGGTACCGGGACCTATGGCACCGTGCCGCGCGACACCAATATCCCAGCCTGCCCATAA
- a CDS encoding MFS transporter, which yields MELTASFERLRTGFTRTFWIANGLELLERFAFYGSKAILAVYLVEKVGLGALGNSLVGFYGFAVFFLPILAGVFVDRYGFKRSLAACFFIFSLGYFAVGLAGMPQGQGLVSLMGKIPYAVGALLLTAIGGSLIKPCIVGTVARTTNEDTKSLGYSIYYTLVNLGGALGPVLALQVREGMGIEYVLMMSAAVSLFNLVATFLFFQEPEGGGQAPARTFGKVFADMVVVFGNFKFISFLVVFSGFWIMFWQIFYSLPFYVRDVVGYSRFELIEAVDAAAIIFLTIPVTALMKRVRPLSAMILGFAVASASWLLIAASPILPVVVTAIALFAVGESLQAPRFYEYVADLAPADQVGTFMGFAFLPVALGSLAAGPLSGYLVEHYLKGGRPAGMWIVVSLIGFVSTLLMFAHDRFFRHRPSA from the coding sequence GTGGAGCTGACCGCGAGCTTCGAGCGCCTGAGAACCGGCTTCACCCGCACTTTCTGGATAGCGAACGGGCTGGAGCTGCTGGAGCGCTTCGCCTTCTACGGCTCCAAGGCGATCCTGGCCGTCTACCTGGTGGAGAAGGTGGGGCTGGGAGCGCTGGGCAACTCGCTGGTGGGGTTCTACGGATTCGCGGTCTTCTTCCTGCCGATCCTGGCCGGCGTCTTTGTCGACCGCTACGGTTTCAAGCGCAGCCTGGCGGCCTGCTTCTTCATCTTCAGCCTCGGGTACTTCGCGGTCGGCCTGGCCGGCATGCCCCAGGGCCAGGGCCTGGTGTCGCTGATGGGCAAGATACCGTACGCCGTGGGGGCCCTCCTGCTGACCGCCATCGGCGGATCGCTCATCAAGCCGTGCATCGTCGGCACGGTGGCCCGCACCACGAACGAAGACACCAAATCGCTGGGCTATTCGATCTATTACACCCTGGTGAATCTGGGAGGGGCGCTGGGACCCGTGCTGGCGCTGCAGGTCCGCGAAGGCATGGGGATCGAATATGTCCTCATGATGTCAGCGGCGGTGTCGCTGTTCAATCTCGTCGCCACCTTCCTCTTCTTCCAGGAGCCGGAGGGAGGAGGGCAGGCGCCGGCCCGCACCTTCGGCAAAGTCTTCGCCGACATGGTGGTGGTCTTCGGCAATTTCAAGTTCATCAGCTTCCTGGTGGTCTTCTCCGGCTTCTGGATCATGTTCTGGCAGATCTTCTACTCGCTTCCCTTCTATGTCCGCGACGTCGTCGGCTATTCGCGCTTCGAGCTGATCGAGGCGGTGGACGCCGCCGCCATCATCTTCCTGACCATCCCGGTGACCGCCCTCATGAAGCGGGTCCGGCCGTTGAGCGCCATGATCCTGGGATTCGCCGTGGCCAGCGCTTCGTGGCTGCTGATTGCGGCCTCGCCGATCCTGCCGGTGGTGGTGACCGCCATCGCCCTGTTCGCGGTCGGCGAGTCGCTCCAGGCGCCCCGCTTCTACGAGTACGTGGCCGACCTGGCGCCCGCCGACCAGGTGGGAACCTTCATGGGGTTCGCCTTCCTGCCGGTGGCCCTTGGATCGCTGGCGGCGGGACCCCTTTCCGGTTATCTCGTGGAGCACTATCTCAAAGGGGGCCGCCCCGCGGGAATGTGGATCGTCGTCTCCCTGATCGGCTTCGTCTCGACCCTCCTGATGTTCGCGCACGACCGTTTCTTCAGGCATCGCCCGTCGGCCTAG
- a CDS encoding DNA recombination protein RmuC has product MNGTLLSGAALMLLGALGAAGLFWLLQRRAARPGDGEHLALTQLQQQVSDLIRTLHETRHQITRETGDQLSIGTKALTDLVQASQTQVTGQMVSQSKEVGDRVGALQERLVRLGDEIRHLAEMGADLRKLQDILRAPKVRGNLGEQLLENLLGNMLPPTDYRIQHAFAGGEKVDAAIRLPGGLVPVDAKFPLENFQKLLSSRGEDESRRARKAFTDDIRRHARAIASRYIRPQEGTLDLALMYVPAESVYYEAFVHGERGEEVEALWAEVLGLRVFPVSPNTFSLYLSTLQLGLRGLRIEEGARRIVATLATLQGDFRATRESFDLMSKHFLNAARNLDEVRKRLESFDWKLSRVDAPDETDTVTAIPNPGPALDRPHGRDMEEPWS; this is encoded by the coding sequence ATGAATGGAACTCTCCTCTCCGGCGCAGCCCTGATGCTCCTCGGCGCGCTGGGTGCCGCCGGCCTCTTCTGGCTGCTGCAGCGCCGCGCCGCACGCCCCGGCGACGGCGAGCACCTGGCTCTCACGCAGCTGCAGCAGCAGGTCTCCGACCTGATCCGCACGCTGCACGAGACCCGCCACCAGATCACGCGCGAGACCGGCGATCAGCTCTCCATCGGGACCAAGGCTCTCACCGATCTGGTGCAGGCCTCGCAGACTCAGGTGACCGGCCAGATGGTCTCGCAGTCGAAGGAAGTGGGCGACCGCGTCGGCGCCCTGCAGGAGCGCCTGGTGCGGCTGGGTGACGAGATCCGCCACCTCGCCGAGATGGGAGCGGACCTGCGCAAGCTGCAGGACATCCTGCGGGCCCCGAAGGTGCGCGGCAATCTGGGAGAGCAGCTGCTCGAGAACCTGCTGGGCAACATGCTCCCGCCGACCGACTACCGCATCCAGCACGCCTTCGCGGGGGGGGAGAAGGTCGACGCGGCGATCCGGCTCCCCGGCGGCCTGGTGCCGGTGGACGCCAAGTTCCCGCTGGAGAATTTCCAGAAGCTCCTCTCCAGCCGCGGGGAGGACGAGTCCCGCAGAGCCCGCAAGGCGTTCACCGACGACATCCGGCGGCACGCGCGCGCCATCGCCTCGCGCTACATTCGGCCCCAGGAGGGGACGCTCGATCTGGCCCTGATGTACGTCCCGGCGGAGAGCGTCTACTACGAGGCCTTCGTGCACGGCGAGCGGGGCGAGGAGGTCGAAGCGCTGTGGGCCGAGGTGCTCGGTCTGCGCGTCTTTCCGGTGTCCCCGAACACCTTCTCGCTCTACCTTTCCACCCTGCAGCTCGGCCTGCGCGGTCTTCGGATCGAGGAGGGGGCGCGCCGCATCGTGGCGACCCTGGCCACGCTGCAGGGCGATTTCCGCGCCACCCGCGAGTCCTTCGACCTGATGTCCAAGCACTTCCTGAATGCCGCCCGAAACCTGGACGAGGTCCGCAAGCGCCTCGAGAGCTTCGACTGGAAGCTGTCGCGCGTCGACGCGCCCGACGAGACTGACACCGTGACGGCGATTCCCAACCCCGGCCCCGCGCTGGATAGGCCGCACGGCCGCGACATGGAGGAACCGTGGAGCTGA
- a CDS encoding class I SAM-dependent rRNA methyltransferase — protein MGAVVLARGRDQRIKSGHLWAYASEIASVDEGVAAGDVVEVRDFRRRLLGRATYNPASTLALRVLTRHAEEKVDRAFFAARLEDALAYREQVFPGETTLRLIFSEGDRLPGLVVDRYDRYLCVQFGTLGMERWRETILEVLSERLAPAGIYERSDLSSRTHEGLSPTAGVLRGSVPDEIAVRLDGLDLKVRPAEGQKTGLFLDQRLNRREIQPLAAGRRVLDAFCNTGGFGLYALKAGAAHVEGVDVSAECIRQARRHVALNGFEERARYEEGNAFDLLHDLDRRKERFDIVVLDPPAFTKSARSVPQAIRGYKEINLRALRILAPGGFLLTSSCSFHLGAEEFLSILRDAAADSERSVRLVAQRGQSPDHPVLPGVPETRYLKFAVLRAS, from the coding sequence GTGGGCGCGGTCGTGCTGGCGCGGGGCAGGGATCAGCGGATCAAGTCGGGACACCTCTGGGCCTACGCCTCCGAGATCGCCTCGGTGGACGAGGGGGTCGCCGCGGGCGACGTGGTGGAGGTGCGCGATTTCCGCCGGCGGCTTCTCGGGCGCGCCACCTACAACCCGGCTTCGACGCTGGCGCTGCGGGTCCTGACGCGACATGCCGAGGAGAAGGTGGACCGGGCCTTCTTCGCCGCGCGGCTGGAGGACGCCCTGGCCTATCGGGAGCAAGTCTTCCCGGGAGAAACCACCCTGCGCCTGATCTTCAGCGAAGGAGATCGCCTTCCCGGCCTGGTGGTGGACCGCTACGATCGCTACCTGTGCGTGCAGTTCGGCACCCTGGGGATGGAGCGCTGGCGGGAGACGATTCTGGAGGTGCTGTCGGAGCGGCTCGCCCCCGCCGGCATCTACGAGCGCAGCGATCTTTCCAGCCGGACCCACGAAGGACTCTCTCCCACGGCGGGGGTGCTCCGCGGAAGCGTTCCCGACGAGATTGCGGTGAGGCTCGACGGATTGGACCTGAAGGTCCGTCCCGCGGAGGGCCAGAAGACGGGGCTCTTCCTGGATCAGCGGCTGAACCGCCGCGAGATCCAGCCGCTGGCGGCGGGAAGGCGGGTCCTCGACGCATTCTGCAACACCGGCGGTTTCGGGCTGTATGCCCTGAAGGCGGGGGCCGCCCACGTCGAAGGGGTCGATGTCTCGGCCGAATGCATCCGGCAGGCGCGCCGGCATGTGGCGCTCAACGGTTTCGAGGAGCGCGCGCGCTACGAGGAAGGAAACGCTTTCGACCTGCTGCACGACCTGGACCGCCGCAAGGAGCGCTTCGACATCGTGGTCCTCGACCCGCCCGCCTTCACCAAGTCGGCCCGGAGCGTGCCGCAGGCGATCCGCGGCTACAAGGAAATCAACCTGCGCGCCCTGCGCATCCTGGCGCCGGGCGGCTTCCTGCTCACTTCCTCCTGCTCCTTTCATCTCGGAGCCGAGGAGTTCCTCTCTATCCTGCGCGACGCGGCGGCCGATTCGGAGCGCTCCGTGCGCCTGGTGGCGCAGCGCGGCCAGTCTCCCGATCATCCGGTGCTTCCAGGGGTGCCCGAGACGCGCTACCTGAAATTCGCCGTCCTGCGAGCCTCTTGA
- a CDS encoding dienelactone hydrolase family protein translates to MTASESFTRLCARLAIPALLLFAPALMAAEVPGKPAAGPHRGTLVELKSQRPMKGYLVKPEGKGPFPGIVVVQEWWGLNNQIKGVADRLAAEGYAAIVPDLYHGKIATDPEQAHVLMRGLDDKEALADLGAAVDYLKSLPEVGSSKIGSVGFCMGGGLSLQLDLNRPDMAGAVMFYGQPESDPARVKKAAGPVLGLFGEQDEGIPKEKVMAMEKALKDAGKGVEVKIYPGAGHAFFNETRPSYNAAAAADAWSRTLAFFKTNLKG, encoded by the coding sequence ATGACCGCTTCAGAGTCGTTCACCCGTCTCTGCGCCCGACTCGCGATCCCGGCGCTCCTGCTCTTCGCTCCCGCTCTCATGGCCGCCGAGGTGCCGGGCAAGCCGGCCGCCGGCCCCCACCGCGGCACCCTGGTCGAGCTCAAGTCCCAAAGACCGATGAAGGGGTACCTGGTGAAGCCGGAGGGCAAAGGACCCTTCCCCGGCATCGTGGTTGTCCAGGAATGGTGGGGTCTCAACAACCAGATCAAGGGAGTGGCCGATCGGCTTGCGGCCGAAGGATACGCGGCGATCGTTCCGGATCTCTACCATGGCAAGATAGCCACCGACCCGGAGCAGGCGCATGTCCTGATGCGCGGGCTGGATGACAAAGAGGCGCTGGCCGATCTGGGAGCGGCGGTCGATTACCTCAAATCGCTACCCGAGGTCGGCAGCTCGAAGATCGGCTCGGTCGGCTTCTGCATGGGCGGCGGATTGTCGCTGCAGCTCGATTTGAATCGACCCGATATGGCCGGCGCGGTGATGTTCTATGGGCAGCCGGAGAGCGATCCGGCACGGGTCAAGAAGGCGGCCGGGCCGGTGCTCGGGCTGTTCGGCGAGCAGGACGAAGGGATTCCGAAAGAGAAGGTCATGGCCATGGAGAAGGCGCTCAAGGATGCGGGCAAGGGGGTCGAGGTGAAGATCTATCCCGGTGCCGGGCACGCCTTCTTCAACGAGACGCGTCCCTCGTACAATGCCGCGGCGGCGGCCGACGCCTGGAGCCGTACCCTCGCCTTCTTCAAGACCAACCTGAAGGGGTGA
- a CDS encoding aminotransferase class V-fold PLP-dependent enzyme, whose translation MTQLAGLRQAFDLHPEAIYLNAASEGPLPRAAAEAMRAALDRKTHPFRLGGEDYFQIPQRARERCARLVGCRAEEIVLTHSTGDGINLAVGGFPWSPGDEALFLKGDFPALVNPFLHARTRGLAPVEITPAGKFPALEDFARAATPRTRILALSHVSALHGFRHDLAAYGRFCRERGIFFVVDAAQSAGVIPLRFEEDGIDLLAAPGHKWLLGLPGTGFAAIRSEVIERMNPPAVGWMGLLSNAAQFVAMPPFDLALFQGGRKFEVGTTPYPQLAAMIACLDMLLENDVELVQAHVAALLEPLWEYLQSSPYKLLSSPEASHRSGILAFTGRFAAKIYLLLNERKIFPGLRAGALRISPHLYNTPEDIARLIASLKELETVKLEADRKGENL comes from the coding sequence GTGACCCAGCTTGCGGGCCTCCGGCAGGCCTTCGATCTCCATCCCGAAGCGATCTACCTCAACGCCGCGAGCGAAGGGCCGCTGCCGCGCGCAGCCGCCGAGGCGATGCGCGCCGCGCTCGACCGCAAGACCCATCCCTTCCGTCTCGGGGGAGAGGACTACTTCCAGATCCCGCAGCGGGCGCGCGAGCGGTGCGCGCGGCTGGTCGGCTGCCGCGCGGAGGAGATCGTCCTCACCCATTCCACCGGCGATGGGATCAACCTGGCGGTGGGCGGCTTTCCCTGGAGCCCGGGAGACGAAGCGCTCTTCCTGAAGGGCGATTTCCCGGCCCTGGTGAACCCCTTCCTGCACGCCCGGACGCGTGGCCTCGCCCCGGTCGAGATCACGCCGGCCGGGAAGTTTCCCGCGCTGGAAGATTTCGCGCGGGCGGCGACGCCGCGCACCCGAATCCTGGCGCTCAGCCACGTTTCGGCGCTGCACGGCTTCCGGCACGATCTGGCCGCGTACGGGCGGTTCTGCCGGGAGCGCGGGATCTTCTTCGTGGTGGATGCGGCGCAATCGGCGGGCGTGATCCCGTTGCGATTCGAAGAGGACGGGATCGATCTGCTGGCGGCGCCGGGGCACAAGTGGCTGCTGGGACTGCCCGGCACCGGCTTCGCGGCCATCCGTTCCGAAGTGATAGAGCGCATGAACCCGCCGGCGGTCGGCTGGATGGGCCTTCTCAGCAATGCCGCCCAGTTCGTGGCGATGCCTCCCTTCGATCTGGCGCTGTTCCAGGGCGGCAGGAAATTCGAGGTGGGGACGACTCCCTATCCTCAGCTGGCCGCGATGATTGCCTGCCTCGACATGCTCCTCGAGAATGACGTCGAGTTGGTTCAGGCGCATGTGGCGGCGCTGCTGGAGCCGCTGTGGGAATACCTCCAATCCTCTCCTTACAAGCTGCTCTCCTCCCCCGAAGCGTCGCATCGCTCCGGGATCCTCGCCTTCACCGGCCGCTTCGCCGCCAAGATCTACCTGCTGCTCAACGAGCGGAAGATCTTCCCCGGGCTGCGCGCCGGGGCCCTGCGCATCTCCCCGCACCTCTACAACACGCCCGAGGACATCGCCCGGCTGATCGCCTCCCTCAAGGAGCTGGAGACGGTCAAGCTCGAGGCGGATCGCAAAGGGGAGAACCTCTGA
- a CDS encoding PQQ-binding-like beta-propeller repeat protein has translation MTRIVLAFACSALLGSPLLAQSTFHGNIARTGVYSGPGLAKLEGMKWSFAASGPIVASPVVAGGVVYIASLGGNLYAIDMDGKEKWNFKSRMPIASTPAVDGKTVYFVSSAGALAALEADTGKPKWVFATEYERKFEAKNLHGYPSPAQTIPDAWDLFISSPAVAHGKVYFGSGDGNVYAVDAESGVLQWKFATQDVVHSSPAVADGVVYIGGWDSNLYALDAETGRERWTFKAGQDPAIHNQVGFQSSPAVVDGTIYVGCRDAHVYAIDAKTGRKKWDYPTSKSWVIGTPAVRDGVVYAGTSDSARFMALDAATGRLRFNFDAKAYIFSSAAIAGSNAYVGSHNGKLYAVDLKSGKLAWEFQTESSKTDRLKVLNPDGSLNREAFTPVFGDFEDMYIDYYRYISIGAIVSSPAVSDGVLYVGSMDGNLYALR, from the coding sequence ATGACGCGTATCGTCCTGGCTTTCGCCTGCTCGGCGCTGCTCGGCTCTCCGCTGCTGGCGCAGTCGACCTTCCACGGGAACATCGCCCGCACCGGGGTCTACTCCGGCCCCGGCCTGGCGAAGCTGGAAGGCATGAAGTGGAGCTTTGCCGCCTCGGGGCCGATCGTCGCCTCACCCGTCGTCGCCGGCGGGGTCGTCTACATCGCCTCCCTGGGAGGCAACCTCTACGCCATTGACATGGACGGCAAGGAAAAGTGGAACTTCAAGTCCCGGATGCCGATCGCCTCGACGCCCGCTGTCGACGGAAAGACGGTCTACTTCGTCTCCTCCGCCGGAGCCCTGGCGGCGCTCGAAGCCGACACCGGCAAGCCGAAATGGGTCTTCGCCACCGAGTACGAGCGCAAGTTCGAGGCGAAGAACCTGCACGGCTACCCCTCGCCGGCGCAGACAATCCCCGACGCCTGGGACCTGTTCATCTCCTCGCCGGCGGTGGCGCATGGGAAGGTTTATTTCGGCAGCGGCGACGGCAACGTCTACGCCGTGGACGCCGAATCGGGCGTGCTGCAGTGGAAGTTCGCGACCCAGGACGTGGTGCACTCCTCCCCCGCCGTGGCGGACGGCGTGGTCTACATCGGGGGCTGGGACAGCAACCTGTACGCGCTCGACGCGGAGACCGGCCGGGAGCGCTGGACGTTCAAGGCGGGCCAGGACCCGGCTATCCACAACCAGGTCGGATTCCAGTCCTCGCCCGCGGTGGTGGACGGCACGATCTATGTCGGCTGTCGCGACGCACATGTCTACGCGATCGACGCCAAGACCGGCCGCAAGAAGTGGGACTATCCCACCAGCAAGTCGTGGGTGATCGGCACGCCGGCTGTGCGCGACGGTGTCGTCTACGCCGGCACTTCCGATTCGGCCCGCTTCATGGCCCTCGATGCCGCCACCGGCCGATTGCGGTTCAACTTCGACGCCAAGGCCTACATCTTCTCCTCGGCGGCGATTGCCGGAAGCAACGCCTACGTCGGCAGCCACAACGGCAAGCTCTATGCCGTCGATTTGAAATCGGGGAAGCTGGCGTGGGAGTTCCAGACCGAATCCTCGAAGACCGATCGCCTCAAGGTGCTCAACCCCGACGGCAGCCTCAACCGTGAGGCCTTCACGCCGGTGTTCGGCGATTTCGAGGACATGTACATCGACTACTACCGCTACATCTCGATCGGCGCCATCGTCTCATCGCCGGCGGTATCGGACGGCGTCCTTTACGTCGGGAGCATGGACGGGAACCTGTACGCGCTGCGCTGA